CGCGGATGCGGAAACGCACCAGCCGCAGCGAATGCTCTGCCCTTCTCCCGCACGCGGGAGAAGGTGCGCGAAGCGCGGATGCGGAAACGCACCAGCCGCATCGAACGCTCTGCCTTCTCCCGCACGCGGGAGAAGGTACGCGAAGCGCGGATGAGGGAACGCACCAGCCGCAGCGAACGCTCTGCCCTTCTCCCGCACGCGGGAGAAGGTGCGCGAAGCGCGGATGAGGGAACGCACCAACCGCATCGAACGCTCTGCCTTCTCCCGCACGCGGGAGAGGGTGCGCGAAGCGCGGATGCGGAAACGCACCAGCCGCAGCGAATGCTCTGCCCTTCTCCCGCACGCGGGAGAAGGTGCGCGAAGCGCGGATGAGGGCAGCAGACCTCAGCGCACGCATTGGAGCCTGGTCGCCAGCAATCGCCAGCAATGCGCCTGCAGCGCCCGCTAACCGCCACCTGGCTGTACGTTCCCACCACATCCGCCGCTGTACCGTCAGCGCCTGGATTTGGATGGAGATACACGATGCGAAAGCGCGTTTGCACCCTCATGCTCGCCCTGGCCTGCAGTCCGCTACTGGCGCAGGAAGCCGCGTATGGCCCGCGCCTGGAAGGCTTCGACTACCCCCACCCCGTCAAGACCTATGCATTCACCTCGCAACAGCAGCCGCTGGAAATGGCCTACCTGGATGTTGCGCCGACCGGCACGCCCAATGGCCACACGGCGGTGCTGCTGCATGGCAAGAACTTCTGCGCCGCCACCTGGGAAGACAGCATCGCCGCGCTGAGCAGGACCGGCTACCGCGTCGTCGCGCCGGACCAGATCGGTTTCTGCAAATCCAGCAAGCCGGCCGCGTATCAGTTTTCGTTCGCGCAACTGGCCGACAACACGCATGCGCTGTTGAACAAGCTCGGCATCCAACGTGCGGTGGTGGTCGGCCATTCGATGGGCGGCATGCTGGCCATTCGCTATGCGCTGATTTACCCGCAAGCGACCGAGCATCTGGCGCTGGTCGACCCCATCGGGCTGGAAGACTGGAAGGCCGAAGGCATCCCCTGGCGCAGCGTGGATGCGTGGTACGACAACGAGCTGAAAACCAGCTTCGAACGGATCAAGAAGTACCAGATGGACGTGTACTACGCCGGTCAATGGGAGCCCGAATTCGAACGCTGGGCGCGCATGCAGGCCGGCATGTCGCTGGGCAAGGGCAAGCAGGCCGTGGCCTGGAATCAGGCGCTGACCTACGACATGGTCTTCAACCAGCCGGTGGTCTACGAGCTGCCCAACCTTGCGGTACCGACCACGCTGTTCATCGGCCTCAAGGACCGCACCGCCATCGGCAAGGACACCGCACCGCCGCAGGTCAAGGCACGCGTGGGCGATTACACCAGGCTGGGCAAGCGCGCGGCGGCCGCGATCCCGAATGCGAAACTGATCGAGTTTGCCGACCTGGGCCATTCGCCGCAGGTGCAGGACCCGGCGCGCTTCAACGCTGCGCTGTTGAAGGCGATTGCGCAGTAACTGCTGGATGGCGATGCGTGACGACCCGGGTCGTTGCGCATCGCCGCAGCAGCGTGACTTCCGGACGGTGGTGCAGCTCCGTGCCGGGCCGATCAACCGGCGACGATCCGCAACACGTCATCCAGCAACGCGGCCGCGGTCACCTCGGCGCCCGCACCCGGGCCCTGGATCAGCAAGGGCTGCGCGCGATAGCGGTCGCTGCTGATCGCCACGCGGTTGTCGGTACCGGCACCACCGGCCAGGGGATGGTCCAGTGCCAGCTCACGCAATCCCACGCTTGCACCGTGTGCATCCACGCGACCGACGAACCGCAGGCAACGTCCTGCAGCCCGCGCCTGCTGCCAGCGCGCGCCGACCTGCGCATCCAGCGCGCCCAGCTGCGCCTCCAGCTCCACCAGTGGCGTTCTGGCGAGGCTGGCCGGCACCAGCGATTCCACATGCACCTGTTCGGCCTCCAGTTGCCAACCCGCCGTGCGCGCCAGGATCAGCAGCTTGCGCCGCACGTCCTCACCGGACAGATCGATGCGCGGATCCGGCTCGGTATAGCCCGCCGCCACCGCCTCGCGCACGCAATCGGAAAAGGCAGCGCTGCCGTCATACCGATGGAACAACCACGCCAGCGATCCGGACAACACGCCTTCGATCGAATGGATATGGTCGCCGCCGGCCACCAGCGCGCGGACGCTGCTCAGCACCGGCAGCCCGGCGCCCACGGTGGCACTGTCGCCGTAGTGCGCGCCACTGGCATGCCGGGCGGCGTGCAGCGCCTGCGCACGCGACAGCGCCGTGCCCTGCCCGAGCTTGTTGGCGGTCACTACATGCACGCCACGGCCCAGCCATTCCACATGCCATTGCGCGACCACATCGCTGGCGGTCGCATCCACCAGCACATCGCCGGCGCGCAGCGCCACGGTCTCCGCCCAGGGCTGCAACACGGCCTGGCCACGCGGGGCGGCATTGGCCTGCTGCAATGCCTGTTCGGCGCTCACCCCGCAGTCGTGGGCGATGCGCGAATTGGCCAGCCAATCGAAGCGTGGCAGCTGCAACTGGCGCTGCTGCAAGGCGGTGTAGCGGGTCACGAAGGCGCGCCCCACCGTCCCGGTGCCCAGCAAGGCAAGCCGCGGAGTCGGCGTCACCGTTGCCTTCGCTGCGCGCGGCGATACGGGCAGCACGCTGCTCATGCGTCGACCTGTTTGCGGGCGGCGTTGGTCAGGGTCGCCTCGGCGCGCGCCAATCCGGCGCGCAGGTCGATCAGCAAGTCGTCGGCCGATTCGATCCCGATCGACAAGCGCAGCAATCCATCGGAAATCCCTGCCGCCGCACGTGCTTCGGCGGTCATCGCCGCATGCGTCATCGAGGCCGGATGGGCGATCAGGCTTTCCACGCCCCCCAGCGACTCGGCCAGGGTGAAGTAGCGCAACCCATCGACGAAGGCGCGCACCGCGGCTTCGCCACCGTTCAATTCAAAACTCATCATCGCGCCGAAGCCCTTCTGCTGGCGCGCTGCCAGGGCATGGCCCGGATGGGTCGCCAACCCGGGGAAATACACCTGATTGACCGTCGCATGCCCGTCCAGCAATGCAGCGATGGCATCGGCGTTTTCCTGGTGCACACGCAGGCGCGCATCCAGCGTGCGCAGGCCACGCAGGGTGAGGAAGGCATCGAACGGCGAGCCGGTCAGGCCCAGCGCATTGGCCCACCATACCAACTGCTGGTGCAGCTGCGCATCGCGCGCCACCACCGCACCGCCCACCACGTCGCTGTGGCCGTTGATGTACTTGGTGGTGGAATGCAGCACCAGATCGGCGCCGAATTCCAGCGGCTTTTGCAGTGCCGGCGACAGGAAGGTGTTGTCGACCACGGTCAACGCACCCACCTTCTTCGCCGCTTCGATGACGAAGCGCAGGTCGGTGATGCGCAGCAGCGGATTGGACGGGGTTTCGATCAACACCAGCTTGGGCGACTGCGCCAGTGCATCGGCCAGCGAGCGCGGGTCGGTGAGGTCGGCGGTGATCAAGGCGAAATGGCCCTTTTTGGCCAGCGCATTGAACAACCGCCAGCTGCCGCCGTAGGCATCGTGCGGCACCACCAGCGTATCGCCCGGCTGCAGCACCGCGTTGAGCACCAGATTGATCGCGCCCATGCCGGTGGAGGTAATCACCCCGCCCGCGCCGCCTTCCAGTTCGGCCAAGGCTTCGCCGAGCAGGTCGCGGGTGGGATTTCCGCTGCGGGTGTAGTCGTACTGGCGCTTGTTGCCGAATCCGTCGAAGGAAAAGTTCGACGACAGCACGATCGGCGGGGTCACCGCGCCGTAGGCGGTATCGCGGTCGATACCGGCACGCACGGCGGCAGTGGCGGCAGTACAGGGGGCGTCGGCGGGGTCGCGAGAGCTCATACGGTTTCTCCGGTGATGCGAAGGGCAGTGGTCAGGATCGCGTCGATGCGATCGATTTCTTTCAGGAAGGCGTCATGGCCATACGGCGAGCGCAGCACGCGCAGGCTGCCGCGCGGCCCCAGTCCTTCGACCAGGCTGACCATGTCGGCCAGCGGCACCAGGCGGTCGCCCTCCACCGCCACCACCACGGTGGGCACGCGCACCTGCGCGGGGTCGATGCGGTGCAGGTCGATGGATTCGGACAGGCGCAGATACGCATTCACCGGCGTGCGCGCCACGTACTGCGAACCGGCGGCGTCCAGATAGTCTTCGGCGGCCACCCGCACGCGGCCATTGATCACTTCCGGCGGCGCGTCGAAGCGCTCGCTGAATTCTTCCGGCGTGCGGTAACTGAGCATGGCGAACTGCCGTGCCAGCGCCAGGCCGTGATGTTCCGCGCATTGCAGCTGGCCCAGTGCCACCGCGCGGCGCTGCAGCGCGCGCCATGCCGCCGCATACGGATGCGCGCGGTGCGCGCCACTCACGGCGATCAAGGTGCCGACGCGACCGGCATGGCGGGTGGCGAAGTGCAGCCCGACCAGCGCGCCATACGAATAGCCGACAAAGCCGTGCAGGCGGGTGATCCCCAGCGCGTCCAGCAACGCGGCGATCGCGTCGGCCTGGTCGGCGGTATCGATCGGCGCATCCAGGGTGCCGTCGGCACCCAGGAAGTCGAACGCCAGCAGGCGACGCGACGCCGGATCCAGCGCGCGGCCAGCGCCCACCAGGCCATCCACCCAGCCCTTCTCGGGAAACAGGGCATTGGCGGCCAGATGCCGGTGCGCAGAAATGCCGCCGGCCACGAACACGACCGGCGCGTTGGCGGCGCCGACCAGCTCATAGCGTAGCCGCAGCTCGCGCAGCCCGGCGTGGCGCATCGGCAGCGAGACGACAAGTTCGCCGCGCACGGCGGCAGCACTGGCAGTGTCGGCAGTGGGCGTTACAAGGTCATCAGAAGTGGTTGGCGATGCTGTGGTCACGAGGCTCATGGCGATATCCGGGGTGGATCGGCCATCGAGCTTCGCGGGAGCTCGCGTTCGACGTGCGCAAGGCACGAGTCGAACCATCTTTCGGCGGACGCGGAGGTCCCCGCAGGATTTGGCACCAAACGCGGGCGCTTGCGCGCTCCGCTGGCTGCCCCGGCATCAAAGGGCCTGTCCCTCCGCCGGTCTCGATGGTGAGGCCACGATGCCACCGCGCTTTTACGATGTCAATCGCTTCATGCGGATGGAGAGATATATTTTCATCCGATACCACTGCGCGCGGTGACCGGCCGCATACTTGCGCCTTTTCGCCCGGCTCGATCGCGTGCCCCATCTTTTGTCTTGCTGCCCCAGTCCCGTGATCTGCGCAACGCTTGCCGCGGCGCTGCTGTTGCCCGCAGCCGGCGCCAGTGCGCAGCAGCGCTGGCACTGGCCACGCGCTGCAGCACTGCCTCCCACCTCCACTGCCACGCAGCCGCTCCCCGCGCCGACCAGCGCCGGGCCGGCGCTGCAGCTGGAATGGCAGGCGCCGGTCTATCTGGTCTGGGTCAGCAACCCGCTCGCCGGGCCCGCACAGGTTCGGCTGAGCGCGCCGTCCAGCGAGGACTACCGCGCGGTGCCGCAATTGCCGCTGACGCTGCTGCTGGCGGCGCACGAACGCCGCCTGCTCGCACGGCTCTATCCGGCCAGCAGCCAGCGCACCCTGGCCGGGCTGGGCCTCAGGCTGGAGGTGATTCCCGGCGACCCGCAGGCCCGGCCCCAGCCGGTGCGCTATCAATTGCCCTTCCGCGACCGGCCGGTGCAGGTGGATCAGGGCTACGGCGGGCACTTCAGCCACGCCGACCTGCCCAACTGGTATGCGGTGGACTTCGCCCTGCCGCAGGGCACGCCGGTGCTGGCCGCCCGCGAGGGCGTGGTGATGGAGCTGCGCCAGGACGTCACCGATGGCGGCGCCGCCGACCCTGCTGCCGGTGGCGGCAACCTGGTGCGGCTCCTGCACGCCGACGGCAGCATGGCGCTGTACGCCCACCTGGCGCCGGGCGGCGTGGCGGTGCGGCTCGGCCAGCAGGTCGGCGCCGGCGAGCGGCTCGGTGCTTCCGGCAATACCGGCTACAGCACCGCTGCGCACCTGCACTTCTCGATCCAGCGCAATGCCGGCCTGCAGTTGGTCTCGGTCCCGTTCCGCATGCTGGGGCCGCAGGGCGAGCTGCAGTTTCCCTCGCCCACTCCCTGAGTTGAGTGGCGCCGGCCAGGTCTCGCAGGTCTGGCCGGCAGCCAGCAAAGGTCCGCCCCGCCGAAGCCGCTATAATCACCGGCTTCCTCAGTTTCCGCAGGCGTCCGACCGGGCGCGCCCCGCCCATGTCCGAAGTCTCCAACGAAGCCGCGCGCCGCCGCACCTTCGCCATCATTTCCCACCCCGACGCCGGCAAGACCACGCTGACCGAAAAGCTGCTGCTGTTCGGCGGTGCGATCCAGATGGCCGGCTCGGTCAAGGGCCGCAAGGCCGCCCGCCATGCCACCTCGGACTGGATGGCGCTGGAAAAGGAGCGCGGCATCTCGGTGACCTCCTCGGTGATGCAGTTCCCGTACGAGAACAAGATCGTCAACCTGCTCGACACCCCCGGCCACGCCGACTTCGGCGAGGACACCTACCGCGTGCTCACCGCGGTGGACTCGGCGCTGATGGTGATCGACGTGGCCAAGGGCGTGGAAGAACGCACCATCAAGCTGATGGAAGTCTGCCGCCTGCGCGATACCCCCATCATGACCTTCATCAACAAGCTCGATCGCGAGGGCAAGAACCCGATCGATCTGCTGGATGAAGTGGAAACCGTGCTCGGCATCCAGTGCGCGCCGGTGACCTGGCCGATCGGCATGGGCCAGCGCCTGAAGGGCGTGGTGCACCTGATCACCGGCGAAGTGCATCTGTACGAACAGGGCCGCAACTTCACCCGCCAGGATTCCACCATCTTCCCGTCGCTGGATGCCCCCCGGCTGGTAGAAAAGATCGGCGCGCAGATGCTGGCCGAGCTGCGCGACGAACTGGAACTGGTGCAGGGCGCCAGCAATCCGTTCGACCTGGACGCCTATCGCGCCGGCCAGCAGACCCCGGTGTTCTTTGGCTCGGGCGTCAACAACTTCGGCGTGCAGCCGCTGCTGGATTTCTTCGTCGAACACGCACCGCCGCCGCAGGCGCGCGATACCACCGGCCGCCGCGTCGAGGCCACCGAGCCCAAACTGAGCGGCTTCGTGTTCAAGATCCAGGCCAATATGGATCCGCAGCACCGCGACCGCGTGGCGTTCATGCGCGTGTGTTCGGGCAAGTTCACCGCCGGGATGAAGGCCCTGCACGTGCGCAGCGGCAAGGACGTCAAACTGGCCAATGCGCTGACCTTCATGGCCTCCGACCGCGAGATCGCCGCAGAAGCGTGGCCGGGCGATGTGATCGGCATCCACAACCACGGCACCATTTCCATCGGCGATACCTTCACCGAAGGCGAATCGCTGTCGTTCACCGGTATTCCCAACTTCGCACCGGAACTGTTCCGGCGCGCGCGCCTGCGCGACCCGCTCAAGCTCAAGCAATTGCAGAAGGGTCTGGCGCAGCTGTCCGAAGAAGGCGCCACGCAGTTCTTCCGCCCCTTGATGAGCAACGACCTGATCCTGGGTGCGGTGGGCGTGCTGCAGTTCGACGTGGTCGCCTATCGGCTCAAGGACGAATATGGCGTGGATGCCATCTTCGAGCCGGTCAGCGTGACCACCGCACGCTGGGTGCATTGCGACAACGCCAAGAAGCTGGAGGAATTCCGCGAAAAGAATGCCGGCAACCTGGGCATCGATGCGGCCGGCCAGCTGGTCTATCTCGCACCCACGCGCGTCAACCTGCAGCTGGCGCAGGAACGCGCGCCGGATGTGCGCTTCTCGGCCACCCGCGAGCACGCGCATGCCAAGGCCATCGATTGACCCGCGCTTGAGCCGCCACATGCCTGCGCCACGGACGGCAATGCGAATTGCTCGCAGTTGCGGTACCTTTTTGGAATGAACGCAGACGCTTCCCCCTCGACCGACCTGCGCGACGAAATTGCCAGTGCCGTGACCCACGGCCTGGGCGCCATCGCCGCCCTGGCCGGTGGTTCGGTGCTGATCACGCTGGCCGCCATCTACGGCGATGGCTGGCAGCTGGCCACCTCCATCGTGTTCAGTGCCACGCTGGTGTTGCTCTATGTCGCCTCCACGCTATTCCATGCCATTCCGCATCCAGGCGCCAAGGCGCGGCTGCAGGTGCTCGATCACTGCGCGATCTATCTATTGATCGCCGGCACCTATACCCCGTTCACGCTGATCAACCTGCGCGGCCCATGGGGCTGGGGATTGTTTGCGGCCATCTGGACGATCGCCGCCGCGGGGGTGATCTTCAAGCTGTTCTTCACCGGCCGCTTCCGGTTGCTGTCGACCATCCTGTATCTGGCCATGGGCTGGCTGATCATCGTGGCGATCCAGCCACTGCTACGCTCGGTCGATACCTGGTCGCTGTGCTGGCTGCTGGCCGGCGGGCTGTTCTACACCCTGGGCACCTACTTCTACCAGCGCGACACCCAGCGTTACTTCCATGCGATCTGGCACCTGTTCGTGCTTGCCGGTAGCGCCTGCCACTTCGTTGCGGTGATCGAACAGGTGATGTGAGCAGCGTGCGGGCGTTCGCACGCCCTGCACGAGCCATCGCCAACCATGCGCACGTGAACAACGTGACTGATGCCACCGATCCTCGCACCTTGCGCCCATCGCGTCGGCGACGCTGGCTGATCGGGCTTGGCATCGTGGCCGGTCTGGTGGTCATCTTCCTGATCCTGTTCGACTGGAACTGGTTGCGTGGTCCGGTCGAGCGCGTCGTCAGCGCAAAGACCGGCCGTGCGTTTCATCTCGGTCATCTGGACGTGGATCTGGGCCGCACCACCACCATCCGTGGCCAATCGCTGCAGCTGGGCAATGCCACCTGGTCCAAACGCGGTGCGATGGCGGAATTGAACGCGGCCGAGATCGATGTGGAGCTATGGCCGCTGCTGCGTGGCAAGGTCCGCCTGCCGGAAATTCGTCTGGACCACCCCAACGTGCTGCTCGAAGCCGGCAACGACAGCCACCCCGGCAACTGGGTGTTCGATACCAGCGATGGCGACGGCAGCATGCCGCGTCTGGG
The window above is part of the Xanthomonas campestris pv. badrii genome. Proteins encoded here:
- a CDS encoding homoserine dehydrogenase; this encodes MSSVLPVSPRAAKATVTPTPRLALLGTGTVGRAFVTRYTALQQRQLQLPRFDWLANSRIAHDCGVSAEQALQQANAAPRGQAVLQPWAETVALRAGDVLVDATASDVVAQWHVEWLGRGVHVVTANKLGQGTALSRAQALHAARHASGAHYGDSATVGAGLPVLSSVRALVAGGDHIHSIEGVLSGSLAWLFHRYDGSAAFSDCVREAVAAGYTEPDPRIDLSGEDVRRKLLILARTAGWQLEAEQVHVESLVPASLARTPLVELEAQLGALDAQVGARWQQARAAGRCLRFVGRVDAHGASVGLRELALDHPLAGGAGTDNRVAISSDRYRAQPLLIQGPGAGAEVTAAALLDDVLRIVAG
- the trhA gene encoding PAQR family membrane homeostasis protein TrhA produces the protein MNADASPSTDLRDEIASAVTHGLGAIAALAGGSVLITLAAIYGDGWQLATSIVFSATLVLLYVASTLFHAIPHPGAKARLQVLDHCAIYLLIAGTYTPFTLINLRGPWGWGLFAAIWTIAAAGVIFKLFFTGRFRLLSTILYLAMGWLIIVAIQPLLRSVDTWSLCWLLAGGLFYTLGTYFYQRDTQRYFHAIWHLFVLAGSACHFVAVIEQVM
- a CDS encoding M23 family metallopeptidase: MSCCPSPVICATLAAALLLPAAGASAQQRWHWPRAAALPPTSTATQPLPAPTSAGPALQLEWQAPVYLVWVSNPLAGPAQVRLSAPSSEDYRAVPQLPLTLLLAAHERRLLARLYPASSQRTLAGLGLRLEVIPGDPQARPQPVRYQLPFRDRPVQVDQGYGGHFSHADLPNWYAVDFALPQGTPVLAAREGVVMELRQDVTDGGAADPAAGGGNLVRLLHADGSMALYAHLAPGGVAVRLGQQVGAGERLGASGNTGYSTAAHLHFSIQRNAGLQLVSVPFRMLGPQGELQFPSPTP
- a CDS encoding O-succinylhomoserine (thiol)-lyase, coding for MSSRDPADAPCTAATAAVRAGIDRDTAYGAVTPPIVLSSNFSFDGFGNKRQYDYTRSGNPTRDLLGEALAELEGGAGGVITSTGMGAINLVLNAVLQPGDTLVVPHDAYGGSWRLFNALAKKGHFALITADLTDPRSLADALAQSPKLVLIETPSNPLLRITDLRFVIEAAKKVGALTVVDNTFLSPALQKPLEFGADLVLHSTTKYINGHSDVVGGAVVARDAQLHQQLVWWANALGLTGSPFDAFLTLRGLRTLDARLRVHQENADAIAALLDGHATVNQVYFPGLATHPGHALAARQQKGFGAMMSFELNGGEAAVRAFVDGLRYFTLAESLGGVESLIAHPASMTHAAMTAEARAAAGISDGLLRLSIGIESADDLLIDLRAGLARAEATLTNAARKQVDA
- a CDS encoding alpha/beta fold hydrolase, producing MRKRVCTLMLALACSPLLAQEAAYGPRLEGFDYPHPVKTYAFTSQQQPLEMAYLDVAPTGTPNGHTAVLLHGKNFCAATWEDSIAALSRTGYRVVAPDQIGFCKSSKPAAYQFSFAQLADNTHALLNKLGIQRAVVVGHSMGGMLAIRYALIYPQATEHLALVDPIGLEDWKAEGIPWRSVDAWYDNELKTSFERIKKYQMDVYYAGQWEPEFERWARMQAGMSLGKGKQAVAWNQALTYDMVFNQPVVYELPNLAVPTTLFIGLKDRTAIGKDTAPPQVKARVGDYTRLGKRAAAAIPNAKLIEFADLGHSPQVQDPARFNAALLKAIAQ
- a CDS encoding peptide chain release factor 3, whose protein sequence is MSEVSNEAARRRTFAIISHPDAGKTTLTEKLLLFGGAIQMAGSVKGRKAARHATSDWMALEKERGISVTSSVMQFPYENKIVNLLDTPGHADFGEDTYRVLTAVDSALMVIDVAKGVEERTIKLMEVCRLRDTPIMTFINKLDREGKNPIDLLDEVETVLGIQCAPVTWPIGMGQRLKGVVHLITGEVHLYEQGRNFTRQDSTIFPSLDAPRLVEKIGAQMLAELRDELELVQGASNPFDLDAYRAGQQTPVFFGSGVNNFGVQPLLDFFVEHAPPPQARDTTGRRVEATEPKLSGFVFKIQANMDPQHRDRVAFMRVCSGKFTAGMKALHVRSGKDVKLANALTFMASDREIAAEAWPGDVIGIHNHGTISIGDTFTEGESLSFTGIPNFAPELFRRARLRDPLKLKQLQKGLAQLSEEGATQFFRPLMSNDLILGAVGVLQFDVVAYRLKDEYGVDAIFEPVSVTTARWVHCDNAKKLEEFREKNAGNLGIDAAGQLVYLAPTRVNLQLAQERAPDVRFSATREHAHAKAID
- the metX gene encoding homoserine O-succinyltransferase MetX; its protein translation is MSLVTTASPTTSDDLVTPTADTASAAAVRGELVVSLPMRHAGLRELRLRYELVGAANAPVVFVAGGISAHRHLAANALFPEKGWVDGLVGAGRALDPASRRLLAFDFLGADGTLDAPIDTADQADAIAALLDALGITRLHGFVGYSYGALVGLHFATRHAGRVGTLIAVSGAHRAHPYAAAWRALQRRAVALGQLQCAEHHGLALARQFAMLSYRTPEEFSERFDAPPEVINGRVRVAAEDYLDAAGSQYVARTPVNAYLRLSESIDLHRIDPAQVRVPTVVVAVEGDRLVPLADMVSLVEGLGPRGSLRVLRSPYGHDAFLKEIDRIDAILTTALRITGETV